A single region of the Sorghum bicolor cultivar BTx623 chromosome 9, Sorghum_bicolor_NCBIv3, whole genome shotgun sequence genome encodes:
- the LOC110430519 gene encoding reticulon-like protein B1: MMSESEEHGSLLEKINEKIHEYKHSSSSSSSDSDDDKKPKKTKKKKKLFGRKHSLHHVLGGGKAADLVLWRNKQASGSILAGVTVIWLLFEGIGYHLLTFLCHALIVFLTVWFVWSNAASFVNRSPPKFPEVILSEVQCLKVAHIARKEINEAFYTLRNVASGKDLKTYLMTIVVLWFISIVGSCFSFLTLSYTIFLMAYTLPMLYEKYEDQVDVVGEKALIEIKKQYKVIDAKFISKIPMLSEKKQH, from the exons ATGATGTCTGAGAGTGAAGAGCATGGCTCGCTCCTAGAGAAGATCAACGAGAAGATCCACGAGTACAAGCACTCATCATCGTCCTCCTCTTCGGACTCAgatgatgacaagaagccaAAGAAgactaagaagaagaagaagctattCGGGAGGAAACATTCATTGCATCACGTTCTCGGAGGAGGCAAAG CCGCCGATCTTGTGCTGTGGAGGAACAAACAGGCATCCGGGAGCATCTTGGCAGGAGTCACTGTGATCTGGCTACTATTTGAGGGCATCGGCTACCACCTCCTTACCTTCCTCTGCCATGCACTAATTGTGTTTCTCACCGTCTGGTTCGTCTGGTCCAATGCTGCATCCTTTGTCAACAG GTCTCCTCCAAAGTTCCCAGAGGTCATTCTATCTGAAGTCCAATGCCTGAAGGTAGCTCATATTGCAAGGAAAGAAATCAATGAGGCTTTCTATACATTGCGCAATGTTGCTTCTGGAAAAGATTTGAAAACATATCTGATG ACAATTGTGGTGCTGTGGTTCATTTCCATAGTTGGAAGCTGCTTCAGCTTCTTGACTCTGTCTTACACTA TTTTCCTGATGGCATACACTCTTCCCATGTTGTATGAGAAGTACGAAGATCAAGTTGATGTTGTGGGTGAAAAGGCCCTTATTGAGATAAAAAAGCAGTATAAAGTGATTGATGCTAAGTTTATCTCTAAGATCCCAATGTTGTCTGAGAAGAAACAACACTGA